Genomic window (Fibrobacter sp. UWP2):
AGGGTAATTGGGCATGTACTGGCAAAACTCACATGTTGGAACGGGATATACTGCATATTTTTTTATAATTAGATTATGCTTGACGAAATAAAGAGAGCTTATTACGAATCCGGGAAATTGAAGGAAGAAACAAGATATTCCGGCGGCAAGAAAAATGGCCCTTGCCGGCAGTATGATGAAAACGGAATTCTTGTTGCCGAACAGAATTACAAAGACGACGTGCGTGAAGGTAGGAGTGCCTCTTTTTATGCTAACGGGAATGTCAAGAGCGAACTCTTTTACGAACATGGCGAACCATCGGGCGTACAAACGGATTATTATGACGATGGCTCCGTGTATAGAAAGCTTCCCATAAAAAATGGATGCGTCGAAGGGCTTGTGAAAATGTATGCTAGGGAGGGCTTTTTAGCATTTGAAGCTCCATTTCATCTTGGTATAGTAAACGGGATTGCTCGTAGATATGACAAGAAAGGCTTGATTGTAGAAGAAGTTCCTATCTATGACCATAAGGTTGATGGTGTTCGGCGTGTTTATCGAGAGGGCAAATTGTATGCAGAAGAAAGGTATAACAAGGGAAAGCGGGATGGCTTTACAAAAATATATGGTCGAAATAACCTAGACCAATATCTCTGAATTTGTCCCTTTTTTAGTTGAAAATCCAGGTCTCCAACTGGTGTAAATCTAGGCTATTAGCGCTTCATTGTCAAGTAGTTTCATGCTCTTTTC
Coding sequences:
- a CDS encoding toxin-antitoxin system YwqK family antitoxin, with protein sequence MLDEIKRAYYESGKLKEETRYSGGKKNGPCRQYDENGILVAEQNYKDDVREGRSASFYANGNVKSELFYEHGEPSGVQTDYYDDGSVYRKLPIKNGCVEGLVKMYAREGFLAFEAPFHLGIVNGIARRYDKKGLIVEEVPIYDHKVDGVRRVYREGKLYAEERYNKGKRDGFTKIYGRNNLDQYL